The following nucleotide sequence is from Vitis vinifera cultivar Pinot Noir 40024 chromosome 14, ASM3070453v1.
ataagttggtctcctggggaaagttccccgacgttttaaagtgaaaaatacaaaacaatacatatcaggttgtttacccctgcATCCTTGCtcaacaactaaggaatcatctaattggtggattacaaggagagaattggaatttagacaacaaatatctgaggcaaaataacaaaaaacgatGGTCGCAAATaactggaagcactcaggagaatttcgcaggcgtacaaaatggctgcgaaatttcgcagacgaacaagatggctgcgaaatcatttcgcagccgaaggctgatttcgcagccaaaggctgatttcgcagccctgcgaaattggccttcagcttggagtgatctgcttccattagctctaacttcttcatttcaactctgatttgcgaaccgtttgaagcattggattgttgacttcccgatcttcgaaacgaaataaagcatgcataaattggactttaggaagtactcaaaaagtggctgaaatgactgtcatcaagaatgcttcaaggtagattctctcttaacttctcctccttgcattccggattggcTATGGtaaaggactttaaggcttcaaagctctgattcttcatgttcctgagctttccattgctttaccatggattccaaataactctcctccatcttggattgctttggtgatcaaattactaacaaaaacaccaaaacttacacaaagtgattagaagtgattgcaaaggtccttaatatgttaattgggttaaagggcaataattactactcaaaagtgtttaaaagagttaattacaagctatcaaatagccctttttgagtagtaatcaagtaCTTTGCTAATGAGGTGGTTTTCGGTGTTGGATGTGACAAACCCAACGTAGAGGGTTCCCTCCAAGACAGTTAGGATCTCGGTGGCACGAGGGTGAGTGTGAGGAGGGTTTTGGCCATATGGTTCATAGTCAATACGAACCATGGATATGCCAAGAGTGTTGAGTCCCTTTATTTTGTCAACATTTACAGTAGTGAGATTTGAGGCTACTGCATTTGATGTGTTTCCTGGCTTATCCAGGCCTGAAAAGAAGAAATCCTCAGCGACGGTCAGGTTTGGGTCCTTGCAGAACTTTCCATTCACAAATACTGCATAAGAAGggataaagaaattaaagaaagatCACTAGTATCAAACCATATTCATCATATCAATAAAAAGAGTAGCTCTGAAAATAGCTATAAGATCAATGAGTTACTAAAGAAATACCAGCATCCTTGGGCTCATCAATGGCAACACAAGTGTCCTGCAGTGGGCTTGGATCAGAGGCAGAGGCAAGAGAGGAAACCAATGCCACGAGGGCAACAGTCACCAGGAAACTAACACCCTTCTTCATTGTTAGAGTAGTATCTCCAACAATCACAAATCTTTGTGTTGAGAACTTGAGGAGAGGGGTGAGAAATTTTGGATGGGAAACATGTCAATTTATAGACAGGAGTCCTTGAATTAGTCTTTTGTTTTACCAGCATACGCCATGCATAAACTAACCAAGTCTTCAATgaatagttcttttttttttttaactttcaatGATGAATGGTTCTTCTACAACTACTCCcagttgttttttcttttcccggTTACTTATCTAGAAGATTGTGTGCAAAAACTAAACTCCACCTGTGTTAGACATCTTCAACTTAGTATAAATCTGCTTGTAGAGGAAGTGTCTCACAAAGATCTAGTCTCAGAAGGCTATGCCGAAATGAAGTCAAAGTATTCATGTTGCATTAATTCGTAGCATATAATACGGCAGAGCTTCTTATTTTCCCAGTACCCAAAATTTGAAAACCCTTAAAAGTGGTTTATGGACAATCAAATAGAAGATTGTAGAGTAAGTACAGGCTAAGACTAGACAATAACTCTGGTTGTTCTTTATATTCCTTTTCTAAATCTTGTTTAAGTGAAGATCCTTGAATTCATATGCAACTGGTAAATGAATTTAGTAAACCAACCAATGACCATGCACTTGAATTAGCATGTATGCATTGCCCTGGTCAGTTTTCAAATCATAGACACGATCATCTCTCTCCCTTTCTGCATTGCCTTAGTCAATTTTCAAGGCATAAATGCATAGAAAATTATGTACCAATAGAAAACCTCCAGAGGTTTTAGCATTCTTGGAGTCACCTTCTTTCTTTAATTGCTTCTGATCATCAATTGCCAAAGTCAAATTTTGGGTGCTCCCCATTTgtctttttcaattttgtaattatGTTGAATTGTTTAATTAGTACTGATCTAGAAGATTTCCAGCCGGCTTCTCTAATTGGAAATTTCAACATGAGCTTACATTTTGATTTATCTAGCATATTAAGTTGGACGATGTAtctaagaaaacaaaattacatCATCTAGGAAATAGAAAACCTGAACCTGTGTCAATCTactatattttgatattattaatttggaatatatatatatatatatttactaacAAGTTAAAATTGAAGtagaaatcataaatttaactttttaaaaaaaaataaattataaaccCTTCTTGTTGAGTCATcataatacaataaaaaattcttaGTATCGAGAACCTTTGACTTTAAAGtaatatgaacaaaaacaaaacaaaccttTGACTTTAAAGTGAtatgaacaaaaacaaaacaaatgttAATATTTTGTAGCAAAAGTTATTGTTTCACACCAATAtcctaaagaaaaaattttctcaTATAAAATACTCATTTGATCCAACTCctatctaattattttttgttgttaataaaataatgtGCGTGAATATGATCATGTCTTTTCAAGAAGATTCATTTGAGATCGTTAATCTTgcaatttctcaaaataaaataacgcCAAAATTAAGATATTCGAAATTTTTATTAGGTTTAAAACAAAAGAACTTGCCAAATCCAAGTAACCATAAATCCTAAATACCATGAAACAAAAGAAAGCTGATTGCAGACAAGAATGAtagataaacaaataaagaaacaagcatctctttttcatttttctttttccctttttccattttttaattaattaattaattaatttattattattattattttgtactaCTTCACTTTAAGAATAAAGATATACAAAATGGCTACCTATGTGGATGATGTTGGATTGTAAAGTTTAAATTAGTTTTGTTGCGTTTCTCTTAGGATGTTGGGgggagaattttttattttttattttttcttatgaatGATGAGTTTACCCCcattatatatttaacattattatgTTTTTAGGGTGTTTTTAGAGGACACAATTGCAATTGAGAAGAGTTTTTTTAGAGTTTCATCATTATACTCCTCTTTTCTTTGACTAGTGGATTCTTGAATGTTGATGCACTTTGTCAATGTAGGGATCACATTGAGTATTGAATCATGTTAAAaatctcatgtttaattttcttctcataTGTGTGCATGATTTGGTTAACAGATAAAACTAGGattttttgttgttctctaatCATGAAAAATTTGTAAAGTAGTTTTGATTATTTTCACTCTTCCACCCCATCTTTTGCATAGTAATTAAATTGAGAAAGACAATTAAATACGATAAGAGTGAAATAATAAacatatgattttattattattattattattattattttatttataaaataatagtatttgTGAGAGTTTCTTAAACACGAAAAATAGTATTTGAAGGTAAATAAATGCAATTTTTTAGAATGATCATATGATATAATTCTTATATATGAGCCCCACATTCCCAAACATCATTTACCCTTcatgttctctctctctctctctctctctctcaaatatgatattgtagaccctccattttgtccctttagcacatgtctttaaattcatttttagtgCTCCATAGTATTTCCTTGGTAGtccattg
It contains:
- the LOC132255024 gene encoding germin-like protein subfamily 1 member 13, whose protein sequence is MKKGVSFLVTVALVALVSSLASASDPSPLQDTCVAIDEPKDAVFVNGKFCKDPNLTVAEDFFFSGLDKPGNTSNAVASNLTTVNVDKIKGLNTLGISMVRIDYEPYGQNPPHTHPRATEILTVLEGTLYVGFVTSNTENHLISKRPRGKVSADRDSTRY